The genomic segment GTGCTATAGTTGTTGGGGCCGCTTTGGTTGGGTTTGTTATTAAGTTTATGTGTGGGcacgaagaagatgaagaaggtgGTCATGTCGTTGAAGAGTACATGGATGAAGAATTTGAAAGGGGAACAGGACCAAAGAAGTTCTCTTACCAAGAATTGGCTCGAGCTACAAGTAACTTCAAGGATGAAGAGAAGCTAGGTGAGGGTGGGTTCGGTGGTGTCTATAAAGGTTTTTTGAAGGAGATTGATTCATTCGTTGCGGTGAAGAGAGTATCAAGAGGTTCTCAACAAGGGATTAAAGAATATGCAGCAGAGGTAAAGATCATTAGCCGATTGAGGCACAGAAACTTAGTCCAACTCATGGGTTGGTGTCATGAAAGAAAGGAGCTTTTACTTGTTTACGAATTCATGTCTCATGGCAGCTTAGACTCCCATCTTTTCAAAGAAACTAGCTTGTTGACATGGGAGGTGAGGTACGAAATCGTGCAAGGCTTGGCATCGGGACTGTTGTACTTGCATGAAGAATGGGAACAATGTGTGGTGCATAGAGATATAAAGTCTAGCAACATTATGTTGGACTCAGAATTCAATGCTAAGCTTGGGGATTTTGGTTTGGCTAGGCTTGTGGACCATGGAAAAGGTTCTCAAACAACAGTTTTGGCAGGGACTATGGGCTACATGGCTCCAGAGTGTGCAATGACAGGCAAGGCTAGCAGAGAGTCAGATGTTTACAGTTTTGGAATTGTTGCATTGGAGATAGCTTGTGGAAGAAAACCTATCAACCCAAAGGCCAGTAATGAAGATCGAGTGTCCATGGTGCAGTGGGTTTGGGAGCTCTATGGTGAAGGAAAGCTACTTGAAGCAGTTGACCCAAGACTATGCGGAGATTTTAACAAGACGCAGATGGAACGCTTGATGATTGTCGGCCTTTCGTGCGCTCATCCGGATGAACATCTTAGACCCTCAATTCGGCAAGCTCTTCACGAACTTAATTTTGATGCTCCATTGCCTATTCTCCCATCAAAGATGCCCGTGCCATCATATTTCGCCCCGCCAATATCTGCATCTTCACTTTCAATAATGTCCTATGGCCTTACAGATTCTGAAGGAGGGATGAACAAATCTTCAAGTTGTAGTTACATCACTAATTCTTCCCAGTTCACCGCACCTTCTTCAGCATCTGCCATGCTTCTACACGAAGGTTAAATTGATGACCAgtgtaattaattattcttatccagtaaaaacatttaattttgcccttttttttgtACTGATCAATTTTGACATCttttctaaaattgattttctttgaaactGACTACAAattaggggtgattattttcggtttgatttggtttttatataaaaaaaaataactaaatcgaaaaaaaaattaaaaaaaactaaaaccgaactgaaaccggGTCAAACCGATcagttttggttcggttcagttcggtttttagaaaaaaaaaccggttcaaactggtttggctcggtttatccggtttggctcggttttctcggttttgactcggtttttttttcattttggctcggtttttctggtttggctaGGTTttggtttcagttcggttcggtttttttataaaaccgaaaccaaaccaaaccggctggtttttttaaaattttaatcgttttaattggtttttttcgatttaattttttttattatttttttttaattttctcaatttaattaatttttcagtttttttactcaTTCCTACTGCGAATTCATGTCCAGTTGAACAGTTTAAGTTCACtctgtttaaaaatttataaattagccacttgtatatataaagtgaaaaaaaagtcaatgcaCGCAGGCATGACCTGGACACAAGGGATAGGAATCTTAACATTGGTTTTTAAAGGTAAGACTCAATCCACATCAAACTTCAACCATTTTATCTCTAGAATATGAAGATAAgcttatttgaattttaagaattataaatttattttttaatttttagtggtaaaagaaaaaaatatttaaagcttaAT from the Populus nigra chromosome 1, ddPopNigr1.1, whole genome shotgun sequence genome contains:
- the LOC133687867 gene encoding L-type lectin-domain containing receptor kinase IX.1-like, with amino-acid sequence MGKLPVPFLPFVFSTFFTLIIPSASGLSFNFTSFIVGDRNISYEQDAYPAEGAVQLTKNLRNANMSLIFGRATYYKPMQLWDEASGNLTDFTTHFSFSIDSQGRRAYGDGLAFFLAPEGSKLPPNLSQGRSLGLTRNDQQLNTTDNHFVAVEFDIYKNYFDPPGEHVGIDINSMQSVNNVTWLCNISGGIRTDAWISYNSSTHNLSVAFTGYRNNTIEMQFLSQIVSLRDYLPERVSFGFSASTGSASALHTLYSWNFSSSLEIDDNVTNPIDPDTNTLDPAAASPPNGGSRRNRKKNRTGLAVGLGVGGGAIVVGAALVGFVIKFMCGHEEDEEGGHVVEEYMDEEFERGTGPKKFSYQELARATSNFKDEEKLGEGGFGGVYKGFLKEIDSFVAVKRVSRGSQQGIKEYAAEVKIISRLRHRNLVQLMGWCHERKELLLVYEFMSHGSLDSHLFKETSLLTWEVRYEIVQGLASGLLYLHEEWEQCVVHRDIKSSNIMLDSEFNAKLGDFGLARLVDHGKGSQTTVLAGTMGYMAPECAMTGKASRESDVYSFGIVALEIACGRKPINPKASNEDRVSMVQWVWELYGEGKLLEAVDPRLCGDFNKTQMERLMIVGLSCAHPDEHLRPSIRQALHELNFDAPLPILPSKMPVPSYFAPPISASSLSIMSYGLTDSEGGMNKSSSCSYITNSSQFTAPSSASAMLLHEG